The nucleotide sequence GGCGGACGCCGCTGCCGCAGTATCTGCAGGAGGTGGCCCGTTGCCAGCAGGCGCTGGATGCGCTGCTGCCGCAGCCCGAGGCCCGGCCGCTGCTGCGCCCGCCCTATGGCCGTCTCACCCGCGCCCAGGCCGCCGCGCTGCACTCCAGCCACCGCCTCATCATGTGGGATGTGCTCACCTACGACTACGACGCCGCCTATCCGCCCGAAACCTGCCTGCGTGCCGCCCTGGCCCACACCCGCCCCGGCGCCATCGTCGTGTTCCACGACAGCCGGAAGGCCCGCCACAACCTGCGCGCCGTGCTGCCGCGCTACCTAGCGGCCT is from Hymenobacter yonginensis and encodes:
- a CDS encoding polysaccharide deacetylase family protein, whose translation is MRVHRLPEIMQRWLPHTEWRGPVRAGEKPLYLTFDDGPIPEETPFVLEQLARHNARATFFCVGDNIEKHPDIARQVLAAGHRLANHTFHHVSGWRTPLPQYLQEVARCQQALDALLPQPEARPLLRPPYGRLTRAQAAALHSSHRLIMWDVLTYDYDAAYPPETCLRAALAHTRPGAIVVFHDSRKARHNLRAVLPRYLAACAEEGYSFELL